From the genome of Novosphingobium sp. P6W:
GCCGGCAAGGTCCTCGCCGCTGGCCTGTACGAAGCGCACGTTGTCGACGCCGAGCGACTTGGCGCGAGCCAGGCCGTAGCGCAGCACCGGGGCACCGAGATCGGCGATCGTCAGTTCCGCATCGGGAAAGGCCTGTGCCAGCGGCAGGCTGGAATGACCGACGGTGCCGCCGATCTCGAGGATCTTTCGCGGTTTGAAATCGGGCAGGTTGCGGCGGACCCAGTTGACGACGGCATGGCCGCCGCCGTCCGAATATTTGCCGAGCAGGCCGCTGGTGGTGACGAACCCGGCATGATCATAATTGGCGCCGTTGGTGACGTCCCCGGGGAAGTATTCCGTGTGGTAACTGCCCGGCATGCAGTGGTGATCCACCGCCGAAACATAGCGCGGGATCGCCAGCGCGGGGTCCAGGCTGAGGCGTTCGTCGCCATCGGTGAGGTCGGCGGCGATGCGGGCGAGTCGCTCGTTCTGGCGCAGCGCTGTCCAGCGCCCGGCCTGCTGGCGCTGCTCCATGGTCATGCGGCGTAGTGCCGACCAGGTCTGGAACGCCGGGTCTTCCAGCATGGCCTTGCGCGCTTCATGGCGATTGGCGAGCGGGCGGCCGTTCTGCGCAGCAAAGCCGGGCACGACGCGGTTGTCGTAGGCGGCCTTCACCCCCGGGACCACGCGCGCGGCGAGATGCCGGTTCATCTGCGCGAGGAAATTGATCCGCTCGATCTCGTCATGGCTGGTCTCGGGGAAAACCGCGTGGCGACCAATGACCCGATAGTCCGGCGGCCCATCGTAGGCCGCGCTAAGGTCGTTCGCGGCAGGGGCGGATGAATGGGGTGTCTGAGACGTCTTCACGGCCTACCTCATTTGTTATAGAGTTATGATATATGGCCTGAGGGGCGGAAGCAAGTGCGCGTGGCGGCATTGTCCGGCAGGCGAAGAGGAAGGACCTACGAAATGCTGATTTTCGCGCTGTTCAACCTGAAGCCGGGTGTCTCGGTGGAAGAATACGAAGCATGGGCAAAGGAGTCAGACCTGCCCACCGTCAATGCCCTCGCATCGATCGAGAGCTTCCGCGTTTTCCGCACGACCGGCGTACTCGGCAGCGATGCGCCGCCGCCGTTCGGCTACATCGAAGTGCTGGACGTCAAGGACATGGATCAGTTCGGTGCCGATGTTTCGGCCGCCGCGATGCAGGAAGTGGCAGCCGTGTTCCAGGGCATGGTCGAAGTGACCTTCCTTACCACCGAGGAACTCACGGCATGAGGTTCGCCGGCAAAGTCGCGGTCGTCACCGGTTCGGGCCGCAAGGGCGGTCTGGGCGAGGCGATCGCCCGCCGCCTGTCCGAGGAGGGGGCACGGGTGGTGATTTCCGATATCGGCGGATCACGCGATGCGGCGACACCCGACGCGATGATCGGCGGCACCGCGGAAATGCAGGAGATCGCCGCGTCTCTGCCGACGCAGGCTTCCACTTTTTCCTGCGATGTGCGCGATCCGGCGCAAGTCGCAGGCCTGGCCGATCATGCGATTGCGGCACATGGTTCGCTGGACATCTGGGTGAACAACGCCGGCATCGGCTATATCATGAAGCCGCTCGGCGAAGTTTCGCCGGACGACTGGCGCGCGGTGATAGATGTGAACCTGACCGGTGCGTGGTTTGGCCTGCAGGCCGCTGCCGAGCGCATGATCCGGCAAGGGCGCGGCGGGCGCATCGTCAATATCGCCAGCCAGGCAGCCAAGTCTGGCTTCCCCCATGCGCAGGCCTACACGGCATCGAAGCACGGCCTTGTCGGGCTGGCGCGCTCCGCCTCGATCGAACTGGGGCCGGAGGGGATCACCGTCAACAACGTGTGCCCTAATCATGTCACGACGGGCCTCGGCAAGTGGCAGAACGAGCACTTCGCCGAACTGCAGGGCATCTCCGTGGAGGAATACCTGAAGCGCATGGCGGGGCGCATTCCGATGGGGCGTCCGGGCTTGCCGCAGGATACCGCCAGCGCCGTGGCTTTCCTCTGCTCGGACGAGGCCGTTTACATTACTGGCGAGAGCATGAACGTCTCGGGCGGCGAGGAGCCGCACTGAGATGACGGAAGCGCAGGCTCGCAACCCCGCCCATGTGCTGATCGATCATGCGCTGGCGCTACGCTGGGATGACATCCCCGGAGCAGTTCGGGGCAAGGCGCTGACTTTCCTTCACGATAGTCTCGCCGTCGGCGTGGCGGGGCGTAATGCCGCCCATGCCGACGGCGTGCTTGCCATGGTGCAGGGGTGGGGAGGGGGTGAGGCTGCCGGTGTGCTGGGGCGCCCCGGTGTTCGCCTGCCTGCGCCTTCTGCGGCTTTCGTCAACGCCTTCCAGATACACGGGCAGGAGTATGACTGCGTTCATGAACCGGCGGTGCTGCACCCGATGGCGACGGTTCTGGCAGCATTGCTGGCAGAGGCGGAGCGGGGCGAACCGGTCAGCGGCGAGCAGTTCCTGACGGCGGTGGTCGCCGGTGTCGATGTGGCGGTGACGCTGGGGATCGCGGCGCCCGATGCGCTGATGTTCTTCCGTCCCGCGACCGCAGGTATTTTCGGCTGCGTGGCGGCTATCGCCAGTCTGCGGGCCATGCCGCGTGACATGGCGCTGGACGCATTCGGCCATGCCATGGCTTTTGCTTCAGGCACGATGCAGGCCCATCTGGAAGGCAAGCCTGCGCTCCCGGTGCAGGTCGCCCATGCGGCGCGCAGCAGTCTGGATGCCGTGGATCTGGCGCGGGCCGGGATGCCGGGCGTGGCCCATCCGCTGGACGGCCCGTTCGGGTACTTCGCGCTGATGGAGAAGCGCGAGGAACTGGCTGCCGCACTGGCGCGGCTGGAGCAGGGACACCGCATCACCGAAGTGAGCTGGAAGCCGTTTCCCACCGGCCGCGCGGGTCATGGCGGCATCGTTTCGGTGCAGCGGCTGATGGCGCGTCACGGGCTCACCGCCGATCTGCTGGACAGTCTTGAATATCATGCGCCGCCGCTAATCCACCGGCTGGTCGGACGGCCTGCCAAGCCGGGAATGGAGCCCGGCTATGCGCGCCTGTGCCTGCCGTTCCTCGCGGCAGTGACGCTACTGCGCGGCACAGTGTCGCTCGGCGATTTTCAGCGCGCTACGCTGGACGATCCCGCCGTGCTGGCCCTTGCGGCGCGTATCCGCGTGGTCGCGGATGGCAATACCGACCTTGCCGCCTTCGTACCGGCGCGGGCTCTGGCGCGCACCGTGGACGGGCGCGAACTGGTGGAAGACGTGGCCGCGCAGTTCGGCTCGCCTGAGTGGCCGCTCAGCGAGGCGGAGCATCTTGGCAAGGCGCGCGGCTGCCTTGCCTTCGCGGACATGGAGGACCGTCATGCTGCGCTGGCCGATGCCGTGGCAGGGCTGCCCACGGCTGCGGATGCCATGGCCATGCTGCGCACTAGCGGCGTGATCGGTTGAAGCGATTTTCTCCGCAGGACGGACAGCCCGGCAAACGGTGCGCACCGTTTCCGCTTGCAATATGATATAAATCTATATCAAATAAATCGACAGGCCGGGCAAGGAGCCGAAATGACCTTACTCAAGTGTGCCACCCATGTCGTCGCAGACGTTCCGGCGGCGATCGAACGCTACGAAACCTGGATGGGCTACCGCCTCGTCGAACAAGGCGCAGTGCCCGCAGATCTGGCCGCTGCGTGGCAGGCACCCGCCAGCGCGGGCAAGGCCTATGCCGTGTTGCAGCCTGCGTCGGGCGAGGAAGTATTCCTGCGCTTCGTCGAAGGCGATCCGGTGCCGGACTATCTGCCGATCCGCAGCTACGGCTGGGCAGCGATCGAACTGTGCGTGTCGGATGTCGAGGCGGTCAATGCGAAGATGCTGGAAAGCCCCTTCGAAGTGATCGGCCCGCCCAAGGAACTCGACGGGTTCGCCACGGTCAAGCCGATGCAGGTTCGCGGCGCCGACCTGGAGACGGTCTACCTCACCGAAATCCTCCAGCCGGGCCCGGATACAGGCCTGCCGCAGCCGCGTTCGCTGGTCGACCGGCCGTTCATCATGGTGCTGGCCTGCCCGGACCTGCGCAAATCGGCGCAGTGGGTGAAGGACGTGCTTGGCCTTCCGGTGATTGATCCGGTGGCGATCCGCTATTCGATGATCACGCTCAGCTTCGGGCTTGCCGAGGACGCAAAGACGGAACTCGTCACAGCCAAGGGCGGGGGGCAGGTCTTCCTTGAACTCGACCAGTATCCAGAAGGTGCCGGGAAACGTCCTTGCCATCCGGGCGCCTTGCCGCCGGGGGTGGCCATCACTACGATGCTCCACCCAGATTTCGCGCGGCTCGAAGGGCATTGGGCCTCGCCGCCAGCCGTGCGCGAGGGGCCGCTTTACGGCGGTCGGCGCACGGGTGTTCTGCTGACGCCGGAGGGCGCGCTGCTTGAAATGATCGAAGGCGGGGCGCTGTGACGATGGATACGCAGGTCTGTATTCGCCGCGGTTTCGCCGATCTGGCGCAAAGGCAGGTTCACTATCGCAGCGCGGGCGAGAAGGGGCAGCCGCTGCTGATCCTCCACGCATCGCCCGGCAGTTCGCGCCAGCAGGTGCGTTTGATCGAGGACTTCGCGGGCGAGGCCATGGTGTTCGCGCCCGACACGCCGGGTAATGGCGACAGTGAGGCACTCGGCGCCGAAGAACCCGAGATTGCTGCGCTGGCCGGGGCCATGCTGGAATATCTCGACGTGATGGGCCTTGAGCAGGTGCGCGTCTACGGCTCGCACACCGGCGCGGCCATCGCAGCCGAACTGGCGATCCTTGCTCCGGGGCGGGTGAGCCATCTTGTCCTCGACGGTGTCAGCCTGATGGAAGGCGCAGAGCTGGAGGAAATCCTCGCCACTTACGCCTTTCCGTTTGAGCCGGATCTCGACGGTGCCTATCTCGCCCGGCTGTTCCAGTTCTGCCGCGACCAGTACCTGTTCTTCCCCTGGTATCGCCGCACCCGCGAGGGACGCCGTGACGGCGGGCTGGGCAGCCCCGATGACCTGCACGCCTGGGTGACCGAAGTGATGAAGGCAAGCACGACCTACCACCTCAACTACCGCGCCGCGTTCAAGTGGCCGGCCGACCGCCGCCTGCCGCTGATCCAGTGCCCCGTGCTGGTCACCGCTGCGGTCAACGATCCGCTTTACGAAGCCAGCGCTGGCCTTGCGCCGCTGCTGCCGAACGGTCGCTTCCTTGAACTGCCGCGCTTCGACGATCCCGGATTCCGAACCTTGCGCCACGACGCGATGGCCACCTTCTTCGCAGGAAATAACTGAGCCATGGATATCGGCCTTTCGCTGCTGACGCTGCTGCACGTTCTTGTCCCGGTCTATTGGCTGGGCGGGGATCTGGGCGCCTTTTACGGCTCGCGATTCATGGTGGACCCCAAGCGTTCGGTGCCCGAGCGGATGATGGCGCTCACCATCCTCAACAACATCGACATGGCCCCGCGTACCATGTTGATCCTGGCATTCCCGACCGGCTTTGCCCTTGCCGTGGTAAAGGGCTGGCTGGATGTTTCGGTTTCCTATGCGGTTGCCGCCGGAGTTCTGGGACTGGCGTGGCTGGCCTTGGCATGGGCGGTGCATCTGAAGCACGGGCCGCAGGGGCAGGCGTACAAGCGCTTCGATATTTTCGTGCGCTATCTCGTTCTTGCCGGGCTGGTGGCTGCGGTGATGCTGAGCTTTTCCGGCGAGATCGCGGTGCCGCTGTTCATCACGCTCAAGATGCTGGCGCTGGCCATCTGCATCACCTTGGGCCTCATTGTGCGGCGCCAGTTGGTGCCGCTGTTCCCCGCCATCATCCAGATGCGGGAAACCGGCCCGACGCCCGAGACCGACCGCGTCATCGCCGCCGTCAACAGCCGCGCGCGCATCAGCGTCATC
Proteins encoded in this window:
- a CDS encoding class I SAM-dependent methyltransferase; this translates as MKTSQTPHSSAPAANDLSAAYDGPPDYRVIGRHAVFPETSHDEIERINFLAQMNRHLAARVVPGVKAAYDNRVVPGFAAQNGRPLANRHEARKAMLEDPAFQTWSALRRMTMEQRQQAGRWTALRQNERLARIAADLTDGDERLSLDPALAIPRYVSAVDHHCMPGSYHTEYFPGDVTNGANYDHAGFVTTSGLLGKYSDGGGHAVVNWVRRNLPDFKPRKILEIGGTVGHSSLPLAQAFPDAELTIADLGAPVLRYGLARAKSLGVDNVRFVQASGEDLAGFADESFDWIQTTMFLHELSTKALRNIFAETRRLLKPGGIVLHVEQPQYAAEMPLFEQAMRDWDAFYNNEPFWSRMHEMDLDAEMVAAGFDRDNLIHGGVFGVVDRELFPDAAEDETEDYGRKAAWHVIGATI
- a CDS encoding REDY-like protein HapK yields the protein MLIFALFNLKPGVSVEEYEAWAKESDLPTVNALASIESFRVFRTTGVLGSDAPPPFGYIEVLDVKDMDQFGADVSAAAMQEVAAVFQGMVEVTFLTTEELTA
- a CDS encoding SDR family NAD(P)-dependent oxidoreductase codes for the protein MRFAGKVAVVTGSGRKGGLGEAIARRLSEEGARVVISDIGGSRDAATPDAMIGGTAEMQEIAASLPTQASTFSCDVRDPAQVAGLADHAIAAHGSLDIWVNNAGIGYIMKPLGEVSPDDWRAVIDVNLTGAWFGLQAAAERMIRQGRGGRIVNIASQAAKSGFPHAQAYTASKHGLVGLARSASIELGPEGITVNNVCPNHVTTGLGKWQNEHFAELQGISVEEYLKRMAGRIPMGRPGLPQDTASAVAFLCSDEAVYITGESMNVSGGEEPH
- a CDS encoding MmgE/PrpD family protein codes for the protein MTEAQARNPAHVLIDHALALRWDDIPGAVRGKALTFLHDSLAVGVAGRNAAHADGVLAMVQGWGGGEAAGVLGRPGVRLPAPSAAFVNAFQIHGQEYDCVHEPAVLHPMATVLAALLAEAERGEPVSGEQFLTAVVAGVDVAVTLGIAAPDALMFFRPATAGIFGCVAAIASLRAMPRDMALDAFGHAMAFASGTMQAHLEGKPALPVQVAHAARSSLDAVDLARAGMPGVAHPLDGPFGYFALMEKREELAAALARLEQGHRITEVSWKPFPTGRAGHGGIVSVQRLMARHGLTADLLDSLEYHAPPLIHRLVGRPAKPGMEPGYARLCLPFLAAVTLLRGTVSLGDFQRATLDDPAVLALAARIRVVADGNTDLAAFVPARALARTVDGRELVEDVAAQFGSPEWPLSEAEHLGKARGCLAFADMEDRHAALADAVAGLPTAADAMAMLRTSGVIG
- a CDS encoding alpha/beta fold hydrolase yields the protein MDTQVCIRRGFADLAQRQVHYRSAGEKGQPLLILHASPGSSRQQVRLIEDFAGEAMVFAPDTPGNGDSEALGAEEPEIAALAGAMLEYLDVMGLEQVRVYGSHTGAAIAAELAILAPGRVSHLVLDGVSLMEGAELEEILATYAFPFEPDLDGAYLARLFQFCRDQYLFFPWYRRTREGRRDGGLGSPDDLHAWVTEVMKASTTYHLNYRAAFKWPADRRLPLIQCPVLVTAAVNDPLYEASAGLAPLLPNGRFLELPRFDDPGFRTLRHDAMATFFAGNN